Proteins co-encoded in one Pristiophorus japonicus isolate sPriJap1 chromosome 30, sPriJap1.hap1, whole genome shotgun sequence genomic window:
- the LOC139240124 gene encoding actin-1-like, giving the protein MSKSSPTAPQGPPACTEDFTETAAVVMDNGTGYTKAGFAGDDKPSVVVHSLVGIPNQTDNDPRKGPDYYIGSAIPSDPWITKTQVVTKGIVTDWDALEMLMHHVFYHELRVAPEDQAVLLSDSPLSPTTNREKSAELLFENFGVPAMYVAHQSVLSLYSTGRINGLIIESGLGVSCTAPIYNGYTLPHATYRLDLAGGRLSEYMAKLLEDCGNTFSPEEMHIVHNIKETCCYVAQDFNKEMVANESDYLTDYKLPDGHIITIGNQRFRCPESLFKPEAVGLTDPGLHVLAMKSLKKCKAKHRPELFNNIVLSGGSSMFPGLAERIQKEMGELVPSRFKLNVYASPQRKFSVWIGGSITASLNTFRSMWVCRKDYDEKGPAIVHRKCF; this is encoded by the coding sequence ATGAGCAaatcctcccccactgccccccagggGCCCCCCGCCTGCACAGAAGACTTCACCGAGACGGCGGCCGTGGTGATGGACAACGGCACCGGCTATACCAAGGCTGGCTTTGCCGGCGACGACAAGCCCAGCGTGGTGGTCCACTCCCTGGTGGGCATCCCCAACCAGACGGACAACGACCCGCGCAAGGGGCCCGACTACTACATCGGCAGCGCCATCCCCAGTGACCCGTGGATCACCAAGACCCAGGTGGTCACCAAAGGCATCGTGACAGACTGGGACGCTCTGGAGATGCTCATGCACCACGTCTTCTACCATGAGCTGCGGGTGGCCCCTGAGGATCAGGCGGTGCTGCTCTCCGACAGCCCGCTGTCGCCCACCACCAACCGGGAGAAGTCGGCCGAGCTGCTGTTCGAGAACTTCGGGGTGCCGGCCATGTACGTGGCCCACCAGAGCGTGCTGTCGCTGTACTCCACCGGGAGGATCAACGGCCTGATCATCGAGTCGGGCCTGGGGGTCTCCTGCACGGCGCCCATCTACAACGGCTACACATTGCCCCATGCCACCTACCGCCTGGACCTGGctgggggcaggctgagcgagtacaTGGCCAAGCTGCTGGAGGACTGCGGCAACACCTTCAGCCCCGAGGAGATGCACATCGTGCACAACATCAAGGAGACCTGCTGCTACGTGGCGCAGGACTTCAACAAGGAGATGGTGGCCAACGAGAGCGACTACCTGACCGACTACAAGCTTCCCGACGGAcacatcatcaccatcggcaaccaGCGCTTCCGCTGCCCCGAGTCGCTGTTCAAGCCCGAGGCGGTGGGGCTGACTGACCCCGGCCTCCACGTGCTGGCCATGAAGAGCCTGAAGAAGTGCAAGGCCAAGCACCGGCCCGAGCTGTTCAACAACATCGTGCTGTCGGGCGGCTCCTCCATGTTCCCCGGCCTCGCCGAGCGCATCCAGAAGGAGATGGGCGAGCTGGTGCCCAGCCGCTTCAAGCTCAACGTCTACGCCTCGCCCCAGCGCAAGTTCTCGGTGTGGATTGGGGGCTCCATCACAGCCAGCCTCAACACCTTCCGGTCCATGTGGGTGTGTCGCAAGGACTACGACGAGAAAGGTCCGGCGATTGTCCATCGCAAGTGTTTCTGA